The Candidatus Zixiibacteriota bacterium genomic sequence AAGGTATTGATTTGCAACGCCGACGAGGGCGACCCCGGGGCTTATATGGACCGCAGCCTGCTGGAGGGCAACCCCCACAGCATCATCGAAGGTATGCTGATCGGGGCTCTGGCTACCGGCGCAACCGAGGGTATTATTTACGTCCGCAATGAATACCCGCTGGCTATCAAACACCTGACTATTGCCCTCAGGCAGGCTCGAGAAATGAATTTTTTGGGCTACAATATCATGAGCAAACCGTTCTCGTTTGATATATCCGTGGTGCGAGGCGCGGGAGCGTTCGTCTGCGGTGAAGAGACTTCACTGATTCGCTCGATCGAGGGCAGGATGGGCGAACCGCGTCAGAGACCACCATTTCCGATAGAGAGAGGTCTGAGCGGTAAACCGACCGCTATCAACAATGTCGAGACCTGGGCCAATATCCCGGTGGTATTCTCACTGGGAGCAGAGGAATACGCCAAAATCGGCACCCCGGGCAACTCCGGCACCAAGATATTCAGCCTGGTCGGTAAGGTCAAAAACACCGGTCTGGTCGAAGTCCCGATGGGTACTACGATCAATGAGATCGTCTACGATATCGGCGGAGGCTCCTCCTCAAACGCAAAGATCAAGGCGGTTCAGACCGGCGGACCTTCGGGTGGATGTATTCCAGCTGATAAATTCGATCTGCCAATTGATTACGACAGCCTCAGCAAAGTCGGCTCGATCATGGGTTCGGGCGGTATGATCGTCATGGACGGTAATACCTGCATGGTAGACATCGCCAAGTACTATATGGGATTTCTCAAAGATGAATCCTGTGGCAAGTGCTTTACCTGCCGCAAGGGCACTCAGCGCATGTATGAAATCCTGGACGATATCTCCAGGGGCAAGGCCACTACCGGACACCTGGATCTCTTGGAGCAACTCGCGACAGTCGTGAAAGACACTTCCATGTGCGGGCTGGGACAGTCAGCCCCCAACCCGGTGCTGTCAAACCTGCGCTTTTTCCGCCAGGAGTACCTTGATCATATCGAGAACAAAAACTGCGATGCTGGTGTCTGCCGTGAGCTGGTAGGCGCGCCGTGTCAGTCGACCTGCCCGCTGGGCACCGAGGCCTGGCGCTATATTGCCCATATCGCCCGGGGCGAATACGACGATGCCTATATCGCGATCCGCGAGGCCAATCCGTTCCCCTCGGTCTGCGCTCGTGTCTGCAATCACCCCTGCGAGGATAAATGCCGAGCCGGAACCGCCGGTGGAGAAGCGATCTCTATCAGGGCTCTCAAACGTTTCGTGACCGACCGTACAGATCCATCAATATATCAACCGACACGCAATAACATCAGCCTCAATACAGAAGATCGGGTAGCTATTATCGGAGCCGGCCCGGCGGGGCTGACGACAGCTCATTATCTGTCACTGATGGGCTACAAGTCGACTATCTTTGAGGCCGAATCCAAACCGGGTGGTATGATGTATACCGCTATCCCGGCCTACCGTCTGCCACGCGAGGTGATCGACAAAGAAATCGAATCGCTTTTGGATGACAATATCGAAGTTAAGTACAACACCCGTCTTGGTCAGGAGATAACTATCGACAAGCTTATGGACGACGGCTACAAGGCTGTCTTTTTGGCAATGGGTGCTCATAAGAGTAAACCGCTCCGGATCGAAGGTGAAGGCGCCGAGGGCGTTTATCCCTCGATTCAGTTTCTGAACCATTTCAACGTGCATGGAAAGAAACTGGCCCGGGGATCGGTCGGTGTTATCGGTGGCGGTAACTCAGCTGTCGATGCCGCGCGTGTGGCGATTCGGCAGGAGGATGTGACAGATGTCACGATTTATTACCGCCGCACTAAAGACGAGATGCCGGCCTACGAAGAAGAAATCGAGGCGATGCTCCAGGAGGGTATCAAGCTTGTGCCGATGGTCACCCCTAATAAAGTTGTCAAAAAGGATGGCAAGCTCACTGGACTCGAGCTTTTGCGCAACAAGATGGGTAAGCGTGATCCGGCCGGACGTCGTCGCCCGGTCGCAATCGACGGAAGCGAATTCACTGTTCCGCTCGATACCCTTATCGTGGCTATCAGCGAGGCCTCTGATGTGGACTGCATCTCTGTTGCGAGTTCGATGAAAATCGAAATCGCATCATGGGGCGGAGCGGTCAAGGTCGACCCGGAAACACTGGCTACCAACTGCGACGGTGTTTTCGCTGGAGGCGATTTGACCACCGGGCCGAACACGATTGTCGATGCTATCGCCGCCGGCAAGAGGGCTGCGGTCATGATCGACCGCTACCTGCGTAAAGAACCTCTCAAGCAACCGGCAGTACAGGTATTGCCCGAGAAGTATGTCGAGACGGCTGAATGCAGACAGGAAGGTGATATGAGCAAGCGGGTCGAGACGCCGCGGGCCGACGTTATGTGGCGTAAGCGCGGCTTTGCCGAAGTCGAGATGTCGTTAACACGCGAGGAAGCGACCCGTGAGGCCTGCAGGTGCCTGAGATGCGATCTGGAATTTACACATAAAGAGAGCGAAGAACCGGAATCCCGGCCTGTCATGGCAGGAGGTAAATGATGGTAACCATAAATATTAACGGCGTAGACCTGGAAGTAGAAGAGGGTTCAACTGTCCTGGAGGCCGCCCAGTTTCTGGGATTTCCGATCCCTACCTTGTGTCATCATGAAGGCCTGACACCGTATGGCGCCTGTCGCCTGTGTGTGGTGGAGATCGGGGAAGCTCCCCGCTCCAAACTCGTGACCTCCTGCACCTACCCGGTGCAACAGGGGCTCAAGGTGCGAACTGCTTCTGAGCGAGTCACCAAAGCGCGCAAAATGATCATCGAATTGCTCCTGGCTTCCTGCCCGCAGTCAAAGACCATCCAGGATCTGGCGTCGAAGTACCATGTCACTCAACAGAGGTTCAAGCAGGAGTATGAAGACTGTATC encodes the following:
- a CDS encoding NAD(P)-binding protein encodes the protein KVLICNADEGDPGAYMDRSLLEGNPHSIIEGMLIGALATGATEGIIYVRNEYPLAIKHLTIALRQAREMNFLGYNIMSKPFSFDISVVRGAGAFVCGEETSLIRSIEGRMGEPRQRPPFPIERGLSGKPTAINNVETWANIPVVFSLGAEEYAKIGTPGNSGTKIFSLVGKVKNTGLVEVPMGTTINEIVYDIGGGSSSNAKIKAVQTGGPSGGCIPADKFDLPIDYDSLSKVGSIMGSGGMIVMDGNTCMVDIAKYYMGFLKDESCGKCFTCRKGTQRMYEILDDISRGKATTGHLDLLEQLATVVKDTSMCGLGQSAPNPVLSNLRFFRQEYLDHIENKNCDAGVCRELVGAPCQSTCPLGTEAWRYIAHIARGEYDDAYIAIREANPFPSVCARVCNHPCEDKCRAGTAGGEAISIRALKRFVTDRTDPSIYQPTRNNISLNTEDRVAIIGAGPAGLTTAHYLSLMGYKSTIFEAESKPGGMMYTAIPAYRLPREVIDKEIESLLDDNIEVKYNTRLGQEITIDKLMDDGYKAVFLAMGAHKSKPLRIEGEGAEGVYPSIQFLNHFNVHGKKLARGSVGVIGGGNSAVDAARVAIRQEDVTDVTIYYRRTKDEMPAYEEEIEAMLQEGIKLVPMVTPNKVVKKDGKLTGLELLRNKMGKRDPAGRRRPVAIDGSEFTVPLDTLIVAISEASDVDCISVASSMKIEIASWGGAVKVDPETLATNCDGVFAGGDLTTGPNTIVDAIAAGKRAAVMIDRYLRKEPLKQPAVQVLPEKYVETAECRQEGDMSKRVETPRADVMWRKRGFAEVEMSLTREEATREACRCLRCDLEFTHKESEEPESRPVMAGGK